One part of the Terriglobales bacterium genome encodes these proteins:
- a CDS encoding zinc ribbon domain-containing protein produces the protein MPLYEYQCKKCGHRFERIRKFSDAPVKKCPECGGAVQQLMSAPAVQFKGSGWYVTDYAGKGKAPAAEGTESAKPEVKAEKAEAKAEAKPKGEPKKGQGKK, from the coding sequence GTGCCTCTCTACGAGTACCAGTGCAAGAAGTGTGGGCACCGCTTCGAGCGGATCCGCAAGTTCTCAGACGCGCCGGTGAAGAAGTGCCCGGAGTGTGGGGGAGCGGTCCAGCAGTTGATGTCCGCGCCGGCGGTGCAGTTCAAGGGCTCGGGGTGGTACGTCACCGACTACGCGGGCAAGGGCAAGGCGCCTGCTGCCGAGGGCACCGAGTCCGCCAAGCCGGAGGTCAAGGCGGAGAAGGCCGAGGCCAAAGCCGAGGCCAAGCCCAAGGGCGAGCCCAAGAAGGGGCAGGGCAAGAAGTAG
- the rsmI gene encoding 16S rRNA (cytidine(1402)-2'-O)-methyltransferase has protein sequence MPSEGVLPPGLYLVATPIGNLEDITLRALRVLKEADLIACEDTRQTQKLLHHYGLSKRTVSYHEHNEMTRAPELVLELEQGARIALVSDAGMPGISDPGYRLITLAIRHHVPVVPVPGASAFLAALVASGLATDSFRFSGFLPAKRAARREALQALRDSPRTQIFYEAPHRIAETLEDIVEVLGAARPVVLAREVTKLHEEFLRGRAGELLEQVAKRELRGEITLLIGKAESAAEAAPAAGADLRTRLEALMAV, from the coding sequence ATGCCTAGCGAAGGTGTCCTCCCGCCCGGCCTCTACCTGGTGGCTACGCCCATCGGCAACCTGGAGGACATCACCCTGCGCGCGTTGCGCGTGCTGAAGGAGGCCGACCTGATCGCCTGCGAGGACACCCGCCAGACGCAGAAGCTGCTCCACCACTACGGCCTGAGCAAGCGCACCGTCAGCTACCACGAGCACAACGAGATGACCCGCGCGCCGGAGCTGGTCCTGGAGCTGGAGCAGGGGGCGCGCATCGCCCTGGTCTCCGATGCCGGCATGCCCGGCATCTCCGACCCCGGCTACCGCCTCATCACCCTGGCCATCCGCCACCACGTTCCGGTGGTGCCGGTTCCCGGGGCCTCCGCCTTCCTGGCGGCGCTGGTGGCCAGCGGCCTGGCGACCGACTCCTTCCGCTTCAGCGGGTTCCTGCCCGCCAAGCGCGCCGCCCGCCGCGAAGCCCTGCAGGCCCTGCGCGACTCGCCCCGCACCCAGATCTTCTACGAGGCCCCGCACCGCATCGCGGAGACCCTGGAAGATATCGTGGAGGTGCTGGGCGCGGCCCGCCCCGTGGTGCTGGCGCGCGAGGTCACCAAGCTGCACGAGGAGTTCCTGCGCGGCCGCGCCGGGGAGCTGCTGGAGCAGGTGGCGAAGCGCGAGCTGAGAGGCGAGATCACGCTGCTGATCGGCAAAGCCGAATCCGCGGCCGAGGCCGCGCCCGCCGCCGGGGCCGACCTGCGCACGCGCCTGGAGGCCCTGATGGCCGT